One Picrophilus oshimae DSM 9789 genomic region harbors:
- a CDS encoding LSM domain-containing protein — translation MALLPMKMLEESLNKKVSLLLKDNRVLEGTLAGYDEYMNMTLDDAEESGETQRKLGTVVIRGSNVVRIAPK, via the coding sequence ATGGCGCTATTACCAATGAAGATGCTTGAGGAGAGTTTAAATAAGAAGGTATCACTGCTTTTAAAGGACAACAGGGTTCTTGAAGGCACCCTTGCAGGCTATGATGAGTACATGAACATGACGCTTGATGATGCCGAGGAGAGCGGTGAGACCCAGAGAAAGCTTGGAACTGTTGTTATAAGGGGCAGCAACGTTGTAAGAATTGCCCCAAAATAA
- a CDS encoding DUF5591 domain-containing protein, translated as MEKKDNVFTFGNALSLYYKDYETPLIINTDDINQFKRSDKFYVLGNEFNAEIKYPYFMSSLYCIESGDIVMVYNAVELIQRPRLIIKALMALRKKYGFSKLIYLPGIGDPYIIPVLVYAGADLFDDIYIKEESINNIKYTMMGKTKSSDNNINDNLKFANDIISLLRSAIKTGTLREFVEKFQYSSRAIEMLRIIDNDYFSDYSMVFPVYTPYIKANTIESLNRPDIVSYRNYIKNDYSKPDVENLLILPCSAKKPYSKSKSHKKILSRIEKYRKYIHELIVTSPVGLVPRELESMYPAAFYDIPVIGLWYEDEKKMINDLLKSYLLKNRYKNIVAYIDEDLNFIKSSGNIILIEGNILSEEKLSELESTLRDLTINSPKMDHLFNYKSMLSYQFGTWIKDYLDDIKISRSYNMDMVTRNGRALFVFNEKLGRFTINRNGACIFLNAGKKIVYIDDFKPTSYVFNAGIKDATDDIKPGDEVIIVHNNEIRGVGTALISYRAMIDLDHGAGVKVR; from the coding sequence ATGGAAAAAAAGGATAACGTCTTCACATTTGGCAACGCATTAAGTCTTTACTATAAGGATTACGAAACACCTCTTATCATAAATACTGATGATATAAACCAGTTTAAGAGATCAGATAAATTTTATGTTCTTGGCAATGAATTCAATGCAGAGATAAAATATCCATATTTTATGTCCTCCCTTTATTGCATTGAATCCGGTGATATAGTAATGGTTTACAATGCCGTTGAGCTAATACAGAGGCCAAGGCTTATAATAAAGGCATTAATGGCTTTAAGAAAAAAATACGGTTTTTCAAAATTAATATACCTTCCTGGCATAGGTGATCCATACATTATACCTGTTCTTGTTTATGCCGGTGCTGACCTCTTTGATGATATATACATAAAAGAGGAGAGCATTAATAATATAAAATACACAATGATGGGCAAAACAAAATCATCTGATAATAATATAAATGATAACCTTAAGTTCGCCAACGATATTATATCATTATTAAGATCCGCAATAAAAACAGGTACACTAAGGGAATTCGTTGAGAAGTTCCAGTATTCAAGCAGGGCAATTGAGATGCTAAGAATAATTGATAATGATTATTTTTCAGATTATTCAATGGTATTTCCGGTATATACACCATATATAAAGGCAAACACCATAGAATCATTAAACAGGCCTGACATAGTATCTTACAGGAACTACATAAAAAATGATTATTCAAAACCTGACGTTGAAAATCTTTTAATACTCCCATGCTCAGCAAAAAAACCATATTCAAAATCAAAGAGCCATAAAAAGATACTTTCCAGGATAGAAAAATACAGAAAATACATACACGAGTTAATAGTAACCTCGCCTGTTGGTCTGGTTCCGAGGGAGCTTGAATCCATGTACCCTGCGGCCTTCTATGATATCCCGGTCATAGGCCTCTGGTACGAGGATGAAAAGAAGATGATAAACGATCTCTTAAAATCCTATTTATTAAAAAATAGATATAAAAACATAGTAGCATACATAGATGAGGATTTAAACTTTATAAAAAGCTCTGGAAACATCATTTTAATTGAGGGTAATATACTATCAGAGGAAAAACTTTCCGAGCTTGAATCAACACTTAGGGATTTAACGATAAACTCTCCAAAAATGGATCATTTATTCAATTATAAAAGCATGCTATCATACCAGTTTGGAACATGGATAAAAGATTATCTAGATGATATAAAAATAAGCAGGAGCTATAACATGGATATGGTAACAAGGAATGGCAGGGCCCTCTTTGTATTCAATGAAAAACTTGGCAGGTTCACGATAAATAGAAACGGTGCATGTATATTTTTAAATGCAGGTAAAAAGATTGTTTACATTGATGATTTTAAGCCAACATCCTATGTCTTCAATGCCGGTATAAAAGATGCAACAGACGATATAAAACCCGGGGATGAGGTTATAATAGTTCACAACAATGAGATCCGCGGTGTTGGCACTGCACTGATATCTTACAGGGCAATGATTGATCTCGATCATGGTGCCGGTGTTAAGGTAAGATAA
- the ribH gene encoding 6,7-dimethyl-8-ribityllumazine synthase → MIRIGMVVAEFNYDITMMMLERARSYAEFLGVEVHKILRVPGSFDMPLAIKKLLMDNDIDGVVTIGAVIKGETDHHKIIMDNVSRKITDLSLEYNKPVALGISGPGESRLQAEARIDMAKEAVESCVKMIKLLKSN, encoded by the coding sequence ATGATAAGAATAGGAATGGTTGTTGCAGAATTCAATTATGATATAACAATGATGATGCTTGAAAGGGCAAGATCGTATGCTGAATTTCTTGGTGTTGAGGTGCATAAAATACTAAGGGTTCCGGGCTCATTTGATATGCCACTAGCAATTAAAAAGCTGCTTATGGATAATGATATCGATGGCGTTGTAACAATAGGCGCGGTTATAAAAGGTGAAACGGATCATCATAAAATCATAATGGACAACGTTTCAAGAAAGATAACAGATCTAAGTCTGGAGTATAATAAGCCTGTGGCCCTTGGTATTTCAGGTCCTGGAGAATCAAGGCTCCAGGCAGAGGCAAGGATAGATATGGCAAAGGAGGCTGTTGAGAGCTGCGTTAAGATGATTAAATTACTAAAATCAAATTAA
- a CDS encoding heme o synthase has protein sequence MNKAYMYMNKLRAYFIYSKPQVWWLLVFIGLIGSILAINSFKSYLIILLLVALVANMTGSMGAEGLTNYIDRDMDSIMERTRNRPLPSGEISEKGAFLFGIILSLFSIFILLIFKRYLAALFMFLGLFDNVFIYSYLLKRRTPYSIILGGFSGAFPVLIGWYTVTDRFSWIPFILFFLVMFWIPVHVWSLAYKYRDDYYRAGVPMLPVVYSDRKTAVSISLSSMLLILFSVIPYFLGFFNYLYLLVILILSVPIVIYSVNFIKKPTKKASMRLFIYTAPYLTFVFFIVMIIHIIEIIK, from the coding sequence ATGAATAAAGCATACATGTATATGAATAAATTAAGGGCCTATTTCATCTATTCAAAGCCACAGGTATGGTGGCTTTTAGTCTTTATAGGATTAATAGGTTCAATACTTGCGATAAACTCATTTAAATCATATTTAATAATACTATTACTTGTCGCCCTTGTTGCAAACATGACCGGTTCAATGGGTGCCGAGGGTCTTACAAATTACATAGACCGGGATATGGATTCAATAATGGAGAGAACAAGAAACAGGCCATTGCCATCAGGCGAAATCAGCGAAAAGGGTGCCTTTTTGTTTGGAATCATACTATCGCTCTTCTCTATTTTTATATTATTAATATTTAAAAGATACCTTGCAGCACTATTTATGTTCCTTGGCCTGTTCGATAACGTTTTTATTTACAGCTACCTTTTAAAAAGGAGAACCCCGTACAGCATAATCCTTGGTGGGTTCTCAGGTGCATTTCCGGTACTTATAGGCTGGTATACAGTCACTGATAGATTTTCATGGATACCTTTTATATTATTCTTCCTTGTAATGTTCTGGATCCCGGTTCATGTCTGGAGCCTTGCATACAAGTACCGTGATGATTATTACAGGGCCGGGGTTCCAATGCTTCCAGTTGTTTACTCGGATAGGAAAACAGCAGTTTCAATATCATTATCATCAATGCTTCTTATACTGTTTTCTGTAATACCATATTTTCTTGGTTTTTTTAATTATCTTTACCTTCTGGTTATATTAATATTATCAGTACCAATTGTAATATATTCAGTAAATTTCATAAAAAAGCCCACAAAGAAAGCCTCCATGAGGCTATTTATCTACACGGCTCCATATCTGACCTTTGTCTTTTTCATTGTTATGATTATACACATTATAGAAATAATAAAATAA
- a CDS encoding RibD family protein: MRPYVIINVAMSLNGRISSINGSIKISDDYDWNRTIDLRKSVDAVLIGAGTVMVDNPELKHARSRIILDGNYKLNDNYKVFDGGVPTYIITGVDVSLKNVIVIKLNDLDMKNILNVLYEHGIKSILVEGGANVISQFFLNKLYDEFYIYINPGMILSGMPVFNGFEASVNYNILKLGDGILLKIK, translated from the coding sequence ATGAGGCCTTATGTAATAATCAACGTTGCCATGTCTCTAAACGGAAGGATCTCGTCTATAAATGGCTCCATTAAAATATCCGATGATTATGACTGGAACAGAACCATTGACCTCAGAAAAAGCGTGGATGCGGTTTTAATAGGTGCCGGAACGGTCATGGTCGATAATCCGGAATTAAAACACGCCAGATCAAGGATAATACTCGACGGAAATTATAAATTAAATGATAATTATAAGGTCTTTGATGGTGGTGTACCTACATACATCATAACAGGTGTTGATGTTTCATTAAAAAATGTCATTGTAATAAAATTAAATGACCTTGACATGAAAAATATATTGAACGTTCTTTATGAACACGGCATAAAAAGCATACTTGTTGAGGGCGGGGCCAATGTTATATCACAGTTCTTTTTAAATAAACTCTATGATGAATTTTATATCTATATTAATCCGGGTATGATCTTATCCGGAATGCCAGTTTTCAATGGTTTTGAGGCATCCGTTAATTATAATATATTAAAGCTTGGAGATGGCATATTATTAAAAATAAAATGA
- a CDS encoding 50S ribosomal protein L16, translating to MVTKPARMYTRITGPAYTRKEFMGGVPYPKITTFIQGNQKKDFEIEMMLVAEEACQIRHTALEAARVSVNRKLLDAAGSDNYFLQIRPYPHQVIREHKMATGAGADRISSGMRAAFGRPVGTAARVYPGQIIMVGRVDRNNAKLLKDALHKASIKLPTPCKVVVTKGSKITESLGI from the coding sequence ATGGTAACAAAACCAGCAAGAATGTATACAAGAATCACCGGCCCGGCATACACAAGAAAGGAGTTTATGGGCGGTGTACCATATCCAAAAATCACAACGTTTATTCAGGGCAATCAAAAGAAGGACTTTGAAATTGAAATGATGCTTGTTGCCGAGGAGGCGTGCCAGATAAGGCATACCGCCCTAGAGGCCGCAAGGGTATCGGTAAACAGAAAGCTTCTTGATGCTGCGGGATCGGATAATTATTTCCTGCAGATAAGGCCGTACCCGCACCAGGTGATAAGGGAGCATAAAATGGCAACCGGCGCCGGTGCAGACAGAATATCAAGCGGTATGAGGGCAGCCTTTGGCAGGCCTGTTGGCACGGCTGCAAGGGTTTATCCAGGCCAGATCATAATGGTCGGAAGGGTTGACAGAAACAATGCAAAGCTTTTAAAGGATGCCCTGCACAAGGCATCAATAAAACTGCCAACACCGTGCAAGGTTGTTGTCACAAAGGGCAGCAAGATCACTGAAAGCCTTGGTATTTAA
- a CDS encoding amidohydrolase family protein, which produces MIISGNIYFKGSMIKGNFDTSSMELTEKTGIKGTLIPMPVNAHTHIGDSFIMDEPAGTLPEIVGPGGLKHRALESADEYKVKEYMEKSERYMENTGTLAFFDFRENGINGINLLKNTRRKYIVPLIFGRPYKNDDPNDIIKISDGIGLSSVSDIDYDAALNISELAHKNKKIMALHFSENTREDINMVLGLKPDLLIHGIEASDDDLDKISGRNIYLSITPRSNIFYGKRPDYSKFLRHKIKLMLGTDNVFTSIPDIFMEMDFLYRYQRFNGYISPEDILRMVIDNPREFMLKKGIKIAEKYIFFRNELLNPYQIVTKRHYHEAILLNNE; this is translated from the coding sequence ATGATCATTTCAGGAAATATATACTTTAAAGGTTCCATGATAAAAGGGAACTTTGATACCAGCTCCATGGAATTAACTGAAAAAACCGGTATTAAAGGAACATTGATACCAATGCCTGTAAATGCACATACACATATCGGTGACTCATTTATAATGGACGAGCCTGCAGGCACGCTGCCTGAAATAGTTGGCCCTGGTGGCTTAAAGCACAGGGCGCTGGAATCTGCAGATGAATATAAAGTAAAGGAATACATGGAAAAATCAGAAAGGTACATGGAAAATACAGGAACACTGGCATTTTTTGATTTTCGTGAGAACGGTATAAATGGCATAAACCTATTAAAGAATACAAGAAGGAAATACATAGTACCATTGATATTTGGAAGGCCATATAAAAATGACGATCCTAATGACATTATTAAAATATCAGATGGTATTGGTTTAAGTTCTGTATCTGATATTGATTACGATGCCGCACTGAACATATCTGAACTGGCACACAAAAATAAAAAGATCATGGCATTGCACTTCAGCGAGAACACCCGGGAGGATATAAACATGGTTCTTGGTTTAAAACCGGATCTTCTTATACATGGCATAGAGGCCAGCGACGATGATCTGGATAAAATATCAGGCAGGAACATATATTTATCAATAACGCCAAGGTCAAACATCTTCTATGGAAAAAGGCCTGATTATTCAAAATTTTTAAGGCATAAAATAAAGCTTATGCTTGGCACTGATAATGTCTTTACATCAATACCTGACATTTTCATGGAGATGGATTTCTTATACAGATACCAGAGATTTAATGGATACATATCACCAGAGGATATACTAAGGATGGTTATAGACAATCCAAGGGAATTCATGCTTAAAAAAGGAATAAAAATAGCTGAAAAATACATATTTTTTAGGAATGAGCTGTTGAATCCATATCAGATAGTGACAAAGAGGCACTACCATGAGGCAATATTACTTAATAATGAGTAG
- a CDS encoding METTL5 family protein — protein MAIYRNKINKRQLEIRLQGLMLPENYDINLEQYPTDASSASSIIISAYLNGDILNKRVADLGCGYGVFAIGASLMGALESKGFDIDQEMIKLSVKNNEIAGASARFFNMDVSKIDETFDTVIMNPPFGSVIRGSDMKFLEKALEISKNIYSIHNARAYDFIRKFYTENAEIMDESFMSIEIPRIYKHHRHDRYKIDSVIFYVKN, from the coding sequence TTGGCAATATACAGGAATAAGATTAATAAAAGGCAGCTTGAGATAAGGCTTCAGGGATTGATGCTGCCGGAGAATTACGATATAAATCTCGAGCAGTATCCGACGGATGCTTCCTCGGCATCTTCAATTATTATAAGCGCATATTTAAATGGTGATATTTTAAACAAAAGGGTGGCCGATCTTGGCTGTGGTTATGGTGTATTCGCCATTGGTGCCTCGCTAATGGGAGCTCTGGAATCAAAGGGCTTTGACATAGACCAGGAAATGATAAAACTCTCAGTTAAAAATAATGAGATTGCAGGTGCCAGTGCAAGATTTTTTAATATGGATGTTTCTAAAATAGATGAAACGTTCGATACAGTTATAATGAATCCACCATTTGGCTCTGTTATAAGGGGCAGTGATATGAAATTCCTCGAAAAGGCTCTGGAAATATCAAAAAATATATATTCAATACATAATGCCAGGGCATACGATTTTATAAGGAAATTTTACACGGAAAATGCCGAGATCATGGATGAGAGCTTTATGTCAATTGAGATCCCAAGGATATACAAACATCATAGGCATGATAGATATAAAATAGACTCAGTAATTTTTTATGTAAAAAATTGA
- the ribC gene encoding riboflavin synthase: MKVIGIVDTTFARYDMASAAMDELEKTGTGFIFQRYTVPGIKDIPVAAKILFEDYNCDIVMAFGMPGPMPVDKISAQIASTGIMEVQLQEKKHIIEVFVHEDEAMDDNELSWLCDRRAREHALNVYYLLFDKEKLTENAGMGLRQGFPDKGPAGSGHKH; this comes from the coding sequence TTGAAGGTTATTGGTATTGTTGATACAACATTTGCAAGATATGATATGGCCTCTGCAGCCATGGATGAACTTGAGAAAACCGGTACGGGTTTTATTTTCCAGAGATACACGGTTCCAGGAATAAAGGATATACCTGTTGCTGCAAAGATACTCTTTGAGGATTACAACTGCGATATTGTAATGGCATTTGGCATGCCAGGGCCCATGCCCGTTGACAAAATTTCAGCCCAGATAGCATCAACAGGCATAATGGAGGTTCAGCTTCAGGAAAAGAAACACATCATTGAGGTCTTTGTACATGAGGATGAGGCCATGGATGACAATGAACTTTCATGGCTCTGCGACAGGCGTGCCAGGGAGCATGCCCTGAACGTCTATTATTTATTGTTCGACAAGGAAAAGTTAACAGAAAACGCAGGCATGGGATTAAGACAGGGATTCCCTGATAAGGGGCCTGCTGGATCCGGCCATAAACATTAG
- a CDS encoding cation:proton antiporter produces MYGISDSLLALIFIGALLFLAKMGEELFERFKLVPYVAAVFIGIVIGPGVLGLIKILPNITLFISLGINFLLFAGGSLEFKDINTKELLKVKNIIIGILEFIIPFSLISFIVYYIFHNIIVSMVTGIVTGMSSAGPLTRLLSDTGLNRTQDGNSIFRQVVAIEISAVVLFSFLSDVYREKITLIHILIIAAELFVSILLIILFGKYILKGFLEKMDISSKAHETIIAIIISFILILGFVGQYYGFNSAIVALFLGIILRDFINDRPLIAEKVSTVTYGFFEPLFFIGLGLYFVKVSLSLIILGIIIFVLGLLIKPIAGIIFSRFIGIKALRNGLGTSVNGGVDAALLVVALSISIVTRYQYSIIMFAISLLTLAVPLLFNIENPVIPSNNSRYVWNIVEQQFKNLKACDIAKTL; encoded by the coding sequence ATGTACGGTATCTCTGATTCACTGCTTGCATTGATCTTTATAGGTGCCTTATTATTCCTTGCAAAAATGGGTGAGGAACTCTTCGAAAGATTTAAGCTTGTGCCATACGTTGCCGCGGTTTTCATTGGAATAGTTATTGGCCCTGGTGTTCTTGGCCTTATAAAGATACTGCCAAACATAACGCTCTTTATATCACTTGGGATAAACTTCCTGCTTTTTGCTGGTGGTTCACTCGAATTTAAGGATATAAATACAAAGGAGCTTTTAAAAGTAAAGAATATTATTATAGGCATTCTGGAATTTATAATACCGTTTTCTTTAATATCTTTCATTGTTTATTACATATTTCATAATATTATTGTATCAATGGTTACAGGTATAGTAACTGGAATGTCCAGTGCAGGGCCGCTAACAAGACTTTTAAGCGATACAGGATTAAATAGAACGCAGGACGGGAATTCAATATTCAGGCAGGTTGTTGCAATAGAGATAAGTGCTGTTGTTTTGTTCTCGTTCCTGTCAGATGTTTACAGGGAAAAGATAACATTGATTCATATATTAATAATAGCAGCCGAGCTTTTTGTATCAATATTGCTTATAATACTATTTGGAAAGTACATTTTAAAGGGTTTTTTGGAAAAAATGGATATAAGTTCAAAGGCGCATGAAACAATAATAGCGATAATCATATCATTTATACTTATACTTGGGTTCGTTGGCCAGTACTATGGATTTAACTCTGCAATAGTTGCACTGTTTCTTGGTATAATTCTAAGGGATTTCATAAATGACAGGCCATTAATAGCAGAAAAGGTGTCAACCGTAACATATGGATTCTTCGAGCCACTATTTTTCATAGGTCTCGGCCTTTACTTTGTAAAAGTAAGCCTGTCATTGATAATCCTTGGGATAATCATATTTGTGCTTGGTCTTCTTATAAAACCAATTGCAGGAATAATATTCTCAAGATTCATTGGAATAAAGGCCCTAAGAAATGGCCTTGGCACCTCTGTAAACGGCGGTGTTGACGCGGCACTGCTTGTTGTTGCACTTTCAATTTCCATAGTAACAAGGTATCAATATTCTATAATAATGTTTGCAATATCATTGCTAACGCTTGCAGTGCCATTGCTATTTAATATTGAAAATCCGGTGATACCATCAAACAACTCAAGGTATGTATGGAACATTGTTGAGCAGCAGTTTAAAAACCTGAAGGCATGCGATATAGCAAAAACGCTTTAA
- a CDS encoding CBS domain-containing protein has protein sequence MNKRNPLSFAFKMCMDLNARAVVVIDNNNYVLGQITLSDMISLGEGKLQTLRVYEAGIVPVIRVHCSAPATDLIRIFRDKDPPIVAVVDSNEKFVGTILEREILKYISDVLDTKN, from the coding sequence GTGAATAAAAGGAATCCATTAAGCTTTGCATTTAAGATGTGCATGGATCTAAATGCCAGGGCCGTTGTTGTGATAGATAATAATAACTATGTCCTTGGCCAGATAACATTGAGCGATATGATCTCTCTGGGCGAGGGGAAATTGCAAACACTAAGGGTTTATGAGGCGGGCATAGTTCCAGTTATAAGAGTACACTGCAGTGCGCCTGCAACAGATCTTATAAGGATATTCAGGGATAAGGACCCGCCAATAGTGGCTGTGGTTGACAGCAACGAAAAATTTGTTGGAACAATACTTGAAAGGGAGATATTAAAGTATATATCAGATGTTCTGGATACAAAAAATTAG
- the speB gene encoding agmatinase, with protein sequence MGGNGSEKDNASELMQHFSYLKLPDALSDYKNARYVLFGVPFDNTSSYRRGSRLSPNYIRYAYNNLESFEINYKYNIPDAGICDLGDLPVYEDVEYVLSEVETVTRTIFNDKKVPIMLGGEHSITIGAVRNLRNVKMLIIDAHSDFRDSYMDNIYNHACVTRRCLDILGRDSIVSVGTRSTSLEEYESPEYRNVRFVSSEYVLENGIKSVLDELDEFIGDSRIYFSIDMDGIDPAYAPGVGTPEPYGLRDTDVRSIIRRFSKKSIGFDIVEMTPLYDNGNTSMLAAKMIQDFIASREK encoded by the coding sequence TTGGGAGGCAATGGGTCAGAGAAAGATAATGCTTCAGAACTGATGCAGCACTTTTCGTATCTTAAATTACCTGATGCATTATCTGATTATAAAAATGCAAGGTACGTTCTCTTCGGCGTACCTTTTGACAATACATCAAGCTATAGAAGGGGTTCAAGGCTATCACCAAATTATATAAGATACGCATACAATAATCTAGAATCCTTCGAGATAAATTACAAGTACAATATACCTGACGCCGGCATATGTGATCTTGGAGATCTGCCTGTTTACGAGGATGTTGAGTACGTTCTTAGCGAGGTGGAAACTGTAACAAGAACAATATTCAATGATAAAAAGGTGCCAATAATGCTTGGTGGGGAGCATTCAATAACAATTGGTGCTGTGAGAAACCTCAGGAACGTAAAGATGCTGATAATCGATGCACACTCGGACTTCAGGGATTCTTACATGGACAATATTTATAATCATGCATGCGTTACAAGAAGGTGCCTTGACATTCTGGGAAGGGATAGTATAGTTTCCGTTGGCACAAGGTCAACATCCCTTGAGGAGTACGAATCGCCGGAGTACAGAAATGTCCGTTTTGTATCATCTGAATATGTGCTAGAAAATGGAATAAAAAGCGTTTTGGATGAGCTTGATGAATTTATCGGTGATTCCAGGATATATTTCTCAATAGATATGGATGGTATAGACCCGGCCTATGCACCCGGCGTTGGTACACCTGAGCCATATGGCCTAAGAGACACTGATGTAAGATCAATAATAAGGAGATTTTCAAAGAAAAGCATAGGATTTGACATCGTTGAGATGACGCCATTATATGATAATGGAAACACATCAATGCTTGCGGCAAAGATGATACAGGATTTTATAGCAAGCAGGGAAAAATAA
- a CDS encoding exosome complex RNA-binding protein Csl4, translating to MHGSISYPGDVIASEEEYLPGKNTIEDAGNIISLCYGEVVKDDRNLVISVRPMKHERALKVGDIVYGMVLKVTNNEATVHIYAVEDNRLIPVEKDAKLRLPILNRNYTQMVSLGDMLRGKVLTTKPLYITIFSTHLGVLRTRCTVCRREMVIKNNVLYCTNCKRIERRKISDDYGNINIGDNNEGR from the coding sequence ATGCATGGAAGTATATCATACCCGGGTGACGTCATAGCAAGTGAGGAGGAGTACCTACCAGGCAAAAACACCATTGAGGATGCTGGGAATATAATATCTCTATGCTATGGTGAGGTCGTAAAGGATGACAGGAACCTTGTTATATCTGTCAGGCCAATGAAGCATGAAAGGGCATTAAAGGTAGGCGATATTGTTTACGGGATGGTTCTCAAGGTAACAAACAATGAGGCAACGGTACATATCTACGCTGTTGAGGATAATAGGTTAATCCCTGTGGAAAAGGACGCAAAGCTGAGACTGCCAATACTGAACAGGAATTATACCCAGATGGTTTCACTTGGGGACATGTTAAGGGGAAAGGTGTTAACGACAAAACCACTTTACATAACAATATTCTCCACGCATCTGGGCGTTCTCAGAACAAGATGCACCGTTTGCCGCAGGGAGATGGTGATAAAAAATAATGTGCTTTACTGTACAAACTGTAAAAGAATAGAGAGGAGAAAGATCTCGGATGATTATGGCAATATAAATATAGGTGATAATAATGAAGGAAGGTAA
- a CDS encoding translation initiation factor IF-5A has translation MSWTEAEVRELKVGRYILIDDSPCRIVDITMSKPGKHGEAKGRIVAIGVFDNQKHSVVYPVKHKVKVPVITKKNAQVLSIANNEVQLMDSETFETFVIPVDPADLEKIKPGMEVPYWEAMGQRKIMLQN, from the coding sequence ATGAGCTGGACTGAAGCAGAGGTAAGAGAATTAAAGGTTGGAAGATACATATTAATTGACGATTCACCATGCAGGATCGTTGACATTACAATGTCAAAGCCAGGGAAGCACGGTGAGGCAAAGGGAAGAATAGTTGCAATAGGGGTCTTTGATAATCAAAAGCACAGTGTGGTTTATCCTGTAAAGCATAAGGTTAAGGTTCCGGTAATTACAAAGAAGAATGCCCAGGTTCTATCAATAGCAAACAATGAGGTTCAGTTAATGGACTCTGAGACATTTGAAACCTTTGTTATACCGGTTGATCCTGCAGACCTTGAGAAGATTAAACCAGGAATGGAGGTGCCCTATTGGGAGGCAATGGGTCAGAGAAAGATAATGCTTCAGAACTGA
- the ribB gene encoding 3,4-dihydroxy-2-butanone-4-phosphate synthase, giving the protein MIQEAVKSLRSGMPVLIFDSDDREGETDMVYASQFIRPESIRSMRKDGGGLICTTIKMEDALLTRLPYIEDLYKTLDIPNITNADDLKYDKNSTFSITVNSRETFTGIPDIDRAKTVKDISFYIDNLRRKKMDYNDFGRIFRSPGHIHLLIASDGYFKKRRGHTELSTYLVEISGLIPSATIVEMLSDTGRSMTMEEAMAYARNHNYTFITGDEIISHWSGSN; this is encoded by the coding sequence ATGATCCAGGAAGCTGTTAAATCCCTTAGATCAGGGATGCCAGTCCTAATCTTTGATTCAGACGACAGGGAAGGAGAAACCGATATGGTCTATGCATCGCAGTTTATCAGGCCGGAATCTATAAGATCGATGAGAAAGGATGGCGGTGGTTTAATATGCACAACAATAAAAATGGAGGATGCCTTATTAACAAGGCTTCCTTACATTGAGGATCTGTATAAAACACTTGATATACCAAATATAACAAATGCGGACGATTTAAAATATGATAAAAACAGCACGTTCTCAATAACGGTAAATTCCAGGGAGACATTTACAGGAATACCTGATATAGACCGTGCAAAAACGGTCAAAGACATATCATTTTACATTGATAACCTTAGAAGAAAAAAGATGGACTATAATGATTTTGGAAGGATCTTCAGATCACCAGGGCATATACATTTATTAATAGCCAGTGATGGCTACTTCAAAAAAAGAAGGGGCCATACAGAATTAAGCACATACCTTGTTGAAATATCCGGTCTGATACCATCGGCAACAATCGTTGAGATGTTATCAGATACCGGAAGATCAATGACAATGGAGGAGGCCATGGCATATGCAAGGAATCACAATTATACCTTTATCACAGGCGATGAAATAATTTCACACTGGAGTGGTTCCAATTGA